In a single window of the Falsibacillus pallidus genome:
- the mciZ gene encoding Z-ring formation inhibitor MciZ, whose protein sequence is MKVYITEKGVVIAGKAWEIKHYLKLQQKRFPLVADWINELSKQS, encoded by the coding sequence ATGAAGGTGTATATCACTGAAAAGGGAGTAGTAATCGCTGGGAAAGCGTGGGAAATTAAACACTATCTTAAACTGCAGCAGAAGCGGTTTCCCCTTGTTGCTGACTGGATCAATGAATTGTCCAAGCAGTCCTAG
- a CDS encoding NUDIX domain-containing protein — protein MKKFEEKTIESKEIFKGKIITLQEDIVELPNGKTSKREIIKHPGAVAVIALTEEGKIVMVEQYRKALERSIVEIPAGKLEPGEDPYDSAMRELEEETSYTCGALEHLISFYTSPGFADELVHLYLAKDVVLKENARPADEDEFVEMLHLSLEEAQEYVLHQKIYDAKTAYAVQYLLIQKLQGKR, from the coding sequence ATGAAGAAATTTGAAGAAAAAACAATAGAATCAAAAGAAATTTTTAAAGGGAAGATCATCACACTGCAAGAAGATATTGTGGAGCTTCCAAACGGAAAAACTTCTAAAAGGGAAATAATTAAACACCCCGGAGCTGTAGCCGTCATAGCACTTACAGAAGAAGGAAAGATCGTCATGGTGGAGCAGTACCGGAAGGCGCTTGAACGTTCAATTGTAGAAATTCCGGCTGGCAAGCTTGAACCGGGAGAAGATCCATACGATTCAGCCATGAGGGAGCTTGAGGAGGAAACCAGCTATACATGCGGCGCATTGGAACACCTCATTTCCTTTTATACCTCTCCCGGTTTTGCAGATGAACTTGTCCATCTGTACCTGGCAAAAGACGTTGTACTGAAAGAAAATGCCCGTCCCGCAGATGAAGATGAATTTGTGGAAATGCTTCATTTGAGCCTTGAAGAAGCACAGGAATATGTCCTCCATCAAAAAATTTATGATGCAAAGACAGCTTATGCGGTCCAATATCTACTGATCCAAAAGCTGCAGGGGAAAAGATGA
- a CDS encoding endonuclease Q family protein, whose translation MNSYYADLHIHIGRDFHGRPVKITGAKSLTLQNILEFSMGQKGVDIVGIIDCHSPGVIEEIEFLTSTGDLKTHSGGGLVYKDTVTLIAGSELEIYDENCKGPVHVLAYFPTMEKMKHFSDWLSPYVTNIHLSSQRVYIDGRALQGKVKELDGLFIPAHVFTPFKSLFGKGVVSSITEVFDPELIDAIELGLSADTHMADQILELHSYPFLTNSDAHSLQKIAREYQELKLNEPTFQEFVYALKGLQGRGIISNYGLDPLLGKYHETSCADCGSRPGEEKICPNCGSRKLIKGVSKRIKELSSDSSEHPNRPPYIHQVPLEFLPGLGPKTLNKLLARFGTEMATIHESKWEELIEIVPAKIAELIVEARNGTLKVRPGGGGVYGKIE comes from the coding sequence ATGAATTCATACTATGCAGACCTGCATATCCATATAGGCCGAGACTTCCATGGAAGACCTGTTAAAATTACGGGTGCCAAATCCTTGACCTTGCAGAATATCCTTGAATTTTCGATGGGGCAAAAAGGGGTGGACATCGTTGGCATCATTGATTGTCATTCACCCGGGGTCATAGAAGAAATTGAATTTCTAACATCTACAGGGGATTTGAAGACCCATAGTGGGGGTGGACTGGTCTATAAGGATACTGTCACTCTTATTGCGGGATCTGAGCTTGAGATTTATGATGAAAACTGTAAAGGACCGGTGCATGTCCTTGCTTATTTTCCGACGATGGAAAAAATGAAGCACTTCTCGGATTGGCTCAGTCCGTATGTAACGAATATCCATCTTAGTTCACAAAGAGTCTACATTGATGGAAGGGCCCTTCAGGGGAAAGTCAAAGAACTGGATGGGCTGTTCATCCCTGCCCATGTGTTTACTCCGTTCAAAAGTCTGTTTGGGAAAGGTGTTGTTTCATCTATTACGGAAGTGTTTGACCCTGAACTGATCGATGCTATCGAGCTGGGATTGAGTGCTGATACCCATATGGCTGATCAAATCCTCGAACTGCACAGCTATCCTTTTCTCACAAACTCTGACGCACACTCTCTTCAGAAAATTGCGAGGGAATATCAAGAATTGAAGCTGAATGAACCTACATTTCAAGAATTTGTTTATGCGCTGAAAGGATTGCAAGGGCGAGGGATAATAAGTAATTACGGATTGGATCCGCTGCTTGGGAAGTATCATGAGACTTCTTGCGCTGACTGTGGAAGCAGGCCAGGAGAGGAAAAAATTTGTCCGAATTGCGGAAGCCGCAAACTGATTAAAGGAGTTTCAAAAAGAATCAAAGAACTATCATCCGATTCCTCTGAACATCCGAATCGTCCTCCCTATATCCATCAGGTGCCGCTTGAATTTCTTCCAGGGCTTGGGCCGAAGACGTTAAATAAGCTGCTTGCTCGTTTTGGGACTGAGATGGCGACCATCCACGAATCGAAATGGGAAGAATTGATCGAAATCGTCCCTGCCAAGATTGCGGAACTCATCGTGGAAGCACGAAACGGTACATTGAAAGTAAGGCCAGGCGGCGGAGGAGTTTATGGGAAAATCGAATGA
- the spoIIM gene encoding stage II sporulation protein M, producing MRKRISANPITHHIQENSSIYSFIIVLFLMGVIFGAIVVNSLSIAQKEDLYYYLSQFFGQVSDGKVAASEDLFRQSFLHNIKFLGLIWILGISIIGLPLILILLFMKGVVVGFTVGFLVNQMGWGGFLLSFVTVLPQNLFIIPIFIFITVLAVSFSIKLIRKIFMKQNMNFIFGPIFGRYIAAFVLAIGVVSISAGIEAYLSPGLMKSIVTSIKK from the coding sequence ATGCGGAAAAGAATATCGGCGAATCCTATCACACATCATATTCAGGAAAACTCCTCAATCTATTCATTCATCATCGTCCTATTCCTAATGGGTGTCATCTTTGGGGCGATTGTGGTAAATAGTTTATCGATTGCGCAAAAAGAAGATTTATACTATTATTTGAGCCAGTTTTTTGGACAGGTGTCAGATGGGAAAGTAGCAGCATCTGAAGATCTTTTCAGACAAAGCTTCCTTCATAATATAAAATTCCTGGGTCTGATATGGATACTCGGCATTTCGATCATCGGGCTGCCTTTAATTCTGATACTCTTGTTCATGAAGGGTGTTGTGGTAGGTTTTACTGTAGGTTTTTTAGTCAATCAAATGGGATGGGGAGGATTTCTCCTTTCATTTGTAACCGTGCTGCCACAAAATCTATTTATTATCCCGATATTTATTTTTATCACTGTCTTGGCAGTTAGTTTTTCTATCAAATTGATTCGAAAGATTTTCATGAAGCAAAATATGAATTTTATTTTCGGTCCGATCTTTGGAAGATATATTGCTGCTTTTGTGCTGGCAATCGGGGTGGTGTCCATCTCGGCAGGGATAGAAGCTTATTTGTCTCCTGGCCTGATGAAATCAATCGTCACTTCGATTAAAAAGTAA
- a CDS encoding Fur family transcriptional regulator, whose translation MEGRIDRIKKQLHSASYKLTPQREATVRVLLEHEEDHLSAEDVYLLVKDKSPEIGLATVYRTLELLTELKVVDKINFGDGVSRYDLRQEGAAHFHHHLVCIECGAVDEIQEDLLEEVEAVVEKGWNFKIKDHRLTFHGICWRCQDKNENDDSQ comes from the coding sequence ATGGAAGGCAGAATTGACCGTATTAAAAAACAACTGCATTCGGCTAGCTATAAGCTTACTCCGCAGCGCGAAGCAACTGTGCGTGTATTGCTTGAACATGAAGAGGATCATTTAAGTGCAGAAGATGTATACCTCCTCGTTAAGGATAAATCACCTGAAATCGGGCTTGCTACAGTTTACAGAACGCTGGAACTGCTAACCGAGCTTAAGGTAGTCGATAAAATCAACTTTGGCGACGGCGTTTCACGATATGATCTCCGCCAAGAAGGCGCAGCGCATTTTCATCATCATTTAGTATGTATTGAATGCGGTGCAGTGGATGAAATCCAGGAAGATCTATTGGAAGAAGTAGAAGCTGTGGTAGAAAAGGGATGGAATTTCAAGATTAAAGACCATCGTCTGACATTCCACGGAATATGCTGGCGCTGCCAAGATAAAAATGAAAATGATGATTCACAATAA
- a CDS encoding YqzK family protein, whose product MRSWLALFWQSMKVFILFTGCTILFYCGIMWVNQEYQDYHKYDKPEGAAVKVYNSATGEDVDWFNRLVLFYLDGE is encoded by the coding sequence TTGAGATCGTGGCTAGCATTATTCTGGCAGTCAATGAAGGTTTTCATCTTATTTACTGGATGCACGATCCTCTTCTACTGTGGTATTATGTGGGTAAACCAAGAGTATCAGGATTATCATAAGTATGATAAGCCGGAAGGGGCTGCTGTGAAAGTTTACAATTCAGCTACAGGGGAAGATGTAGATTGGTTCAACCGGCTGGTGCTCTTTTATTTAGACGGGGAGTAA
- the xerD gene encoding site-specific tyrosine recombinase XerD — protein MEDHLRDFIHYMVVEKGLAKNTIVSYERDLKAYINYLMKVEGMDSLNDVARTHIVHFLGHLKQQGKSVRTIARHIASIRSFHQFLLREKAVEADPSVHIDTPQHGRSLPKVLSLEEVESLLEAPDDSTPIGARDKAMLEILYATGIRVSELIGLNLDDVHLTMGFVKCIGKGNKERIIPIGRTAVTVLEKYMSGSRLRLRSSKYKTDALFLNHHGNRLTRQGFWKILKGLAKKANIEKELTPHTLRHSFATHLLENGADLRAVQEMLGHADISTTQIYTHVTKTRLKDVYSKFHPRA, from the coding sequence GTGGAGGACCATTTAAGAGATTTTATCCATTACATGGTAGTGGAAAAGGGATTGGCCAAAAATACAATCGTATCCTATGAGAGAGATTTGAAAGCGTACATCAACTACTTAATGAAGGTAGAGGGAATGGATTCTTTAAATGATGTGGCAAGAACGCATATCGTCCATTTTTTAGGCCACCTCAAACAACAGGGGAAATCAGTCAGGACCATAGCACGCCATATTGCATCCATAAGATCATTCCATCAATTCTTATTAAGGGAGAAAGCGGTTGAAGCAGATCCGTCTGTCCATATCGACACTCCGCAGCACGGGAGGAGTCTCCCTAAAGTTTTGAGTCTGGAAGAGGTTGAATCCCTTCTTGAAGCACCGGATGATTCCACGCCGATCGGAGCCAGGGACAAGGCGATGCTTGAAATCCTATATGCTACCGGCATTCGTGTCAGTGAATTGATAGGTTTGAACCTGGATGATGTCCACCTGACTATGGGATTTGTAAAGTGCATTGGAAAAGGGAACAAGGAGCGGATTATTCCCATTGGACGGACTGCTGTTACAGTATTGGAGAAATACATGAGCGGAAGCCGTTTACGGTTAAGATCTTCCAAGTATAAGACAGATGCATTATTTCTGAATCACCATGGCAATCGGTTGACGCGGCAGGGTTTTTGGAAAATCCTTAAAGGACTCGCGAAAAAGGCAAATATTGAAAAAGAACTGACTCCACATACACTTAGGCATTCGTTTGCCACACATTTGCTGGAAAATGGTGCGGACCTGCGTGCCGTCCAGGAGATGCTGGGACATGCAGATATATCCACAACCCAAATCTATACGCATGTCACCAAGACGAGATTGAAAGATGTCTATTCCAAGTTCCACCCAAGGGCATAA
- the deoB gene encoding phosphopentomutase — protein sequence MKDTYKKIHLIVMDSVGIGEAPDAEKFNDKGADTLGHIAEKMNGLNMPNMGKLGLSNIRSLQGIEKASKPLSYYTKMQEASNGKDTMTGHWEIMGLNIETPFRVFPDGFPDELINALEEKSGRKIIGNKPASGTEILDELGKEHMDTGALIVYTSADSVLQIAAHEEIVPLDELYNICEIAREMTLDEKYMVGRIIARPFVGEPGDFKRTSNRHDYALKPFDRTVMNELKDAGKDVIALGKISDIYDGEGVTEAIRTKSNMDGMDQFIKVMDKDFNGLSFLNLVDFDALYGHRRDPEGYGKALEEYDARLPEVFEKMGDEDLLIITADHGNDPVAPGTDHTREYVPLLVYSKRMKEGKELPIRETFADIGATVAENFGVKMPQYGKSFLSELD from the coding sequence ATGAAAGATACATATAAGAAAATTCATTTGATCGTGATGGATTCCGTAGGCATAGGAGAGGCTCCGGATGCTGAGAAATTCAATGATAAAGGGGCAGATACCCTTGGTCACATTGCAGAGAAAATGAATGGCTTGAATATGCCTAATATGGGAAAGCTCGGACTTTCTAATATCCGTAGTTTACAAGGGATTGAGAAAGCTTCCAAGCCTCTTTCCTACTATACAAAAATGCAGGAAGCTTCAAATGGAAAAGATACGATGACCGGCCATTGGGAAATCATGGGTCTGAACATTGAAACACCGTTCAGAGTTTTTCCGGATGGATTCCCGGATGAATTAATTAATGCATTGGAAGAGAAATCCGGACGGAAAATCATCGGGAACAAACCGGCAAGTGGAACGGAAATTCTCGATGAGCTGGGAAAAGAGCATATGGATACAGGTGCCCTGATTGTGTATACATCCGCTGATTCCGTCCTTCAAATTGCAGCCCATGAAGAAATTGTTCCATTGGATGAGCTGTATAATATCTGCGAGATCGCAAGAGAAATGACACTTGATGAAAAATACATGGTCGGAAGAATCATTGCACGGCCATTTGTTGGAGAGCCGGGCGACTTCAAACGTACAAGCAACAGACACGATTATGCTTTGAAACCGTTTGACAGGACCGTCATGAACGAATTGAAGGATGCCGGAAAAGATGTCATTGCGCTCGGGAAGATTTCTGACATTTATGATGGAGAGGGCGTTACGGAAGCGATCCGTACTAAATCCAATATGGATGGAATGGATCAATTCATCAAAGTCATGGATAAGGATTTCAATGGTTTGAGCTTCCTTAACCTGGTTGACTTTGATGCACTATACGGGCATCGACGTGATCCTGAAGGATATGGGAAGGCGTTGGAGGAATATGATGCAAGGCTTCCTGAAGTATTCGAAAAAATGGGTGATGAAGATTTGCTCATCATCACTGCAGACCATGGAAATGATCCTGTTGCCCCTGGTACGGATCATACGCGTGAATATGTACCATTGCTGGTCTACTCAAAGCGTATGAAAGAAGGAAAAGAATTGCCGATCAGAGAGACATTTGCAGATATCGGTGCTACTGTTGCAGAAAATTTCGGCGTGAAAATGCCTCAATACGGAAAAAGCTTCTTAAGTGAGCTTGATTAA
- a CDS encoding purine-nucleoside phosphorylase: MNLEQIKKASEFLQNKYTGTPAIGLILGSGLGVLADEIQNPVRIPYSEVPDFPVSTVAGHAGQLVFGQLNGKEVVAMQGRFHYYEGYEFNQVTFPVRVMKELGVETLIVTNAAGGVNESFEPGDLMIISDHINNMGGNPLIGPNDSRLGVRFPDLSEAYNRQLRTMAKEIAEKLGINVQEGVYVGNTGPMYETPAEIRMFRTLGGDAVGMSTVPEVIVARHAGMKVLGISCISNMAAGILDQPLTHDEVIETTEMVKTNFLTYVKEITAAI; the protein is encoded by the coding sequence ATGAACTTAGAACAAATAAAGAAAGCATCTGAATTTTTACAGAACAAATATACCGGTACTCCCGCCATTGGATTAATTTTAGGATCAGGCCTTGGAGTACTTGCCGATGAAATTCAAAATCCTGTGAGGATCCCTTACAGTGAGGTCCCTGATTTTCCGGTTTCAACTGTCGCAGGACACGCTGGACAACTTGTATTTGGCCAATTAAATGGAAAAGAAGTTGTGGCCATGCAGGGGAGATTTCATTATTACGAAGGCTATGAATTCAATCAAGTGACTTTCCCTGTCCGTGTCATGAAAGAACTTGGAGTTGAAACATTGATTGTGACGAATGCAGCAGGCGGTGTTAATGAAAGCTTTGAGCCTGGAGATTTGATGATCATTTCCGATCATATCAATAATATGGGCGGCAACCCGCTAATCGGGCCGAATGATTCCAGATTAGGGGTCCGTTTCCCTGATCTGTCTGAAGCTTACAATAGACAGCTCCGCACAATGGCGAAAGAAATCGCTGAAAAACTGGGCATCAATGTCCAAGAAGGTGTATACGTCGGAAACACAGGTCCTATGTATGAAACACCTGCTGAAATTAGAATGTTCCGTACACTTGGTGGAGATGCAGTAGGGATGTCAACTGTTCCTGAGGTCATCGTCGCACGCCACGCAGGAATGAAAGTGCTTGGCATTTCCTGCATTTCAAATATGGCTGCAGGCATTCTGGACCAGCCGTTGACTCATGATGAGGTCATTGAAACGACTGAAATGGTAAAAACAAATTTCTTAACATACGTAAAGGAAATAACAGCTGCGATATAG
- a CDS encoding pyrimidine-nucleoside phosphorylase: protein MRMVDLIEKKRDGKELSKEEIQFIIKGYTDGSIPDYQMSAWTMAVYFQGMTESERAELTMAMVHSGDTIDLSAINGVKVDKHSTGGVGDTTTLVLGPLVAAVGVPVAKMSGRGLGHTGGTIDKLEAVEGFHVEIENEEFIRLVNENKIAVIGQSGNLTPADKKLYSLRDVTATVNSIPLIASSIMSKKIAAGADAIVLDVKTGAGAFMKTLDDSRDLAQAMVNIGNNVGRKTMAIISDMSQPLGFAIGNALEVKEAIDTLKGEGPEDLTELCLALGSNMVLLAGKASSAEEARKMLIEVMENGKALESFKTFLSAQGGDASVIDQPEKLPQAKYTFELEAKEDGYVSEIVADEIGTAAMLLGAGRATKESEIDLAVGLMLRKKIGDEVKKGESLVTIYANSNDVEDVKDKLYSNIKVSKEKVDAPKLVHEEVHFQK, encoded by the coding sequence ATGAGAATGGTTGATTTAATCGAAAAAAAGCGTGATGGAAAAGAATTGAGCAAGGAAGAAATTCAATTCATCATCAAAGGATATACTGATGGGTCAATCCCGGATTATCAAATGAGCGCCTGGACGATGGCGGTATATTTTCAAGGGATGACGGAAAGTGAACGCGCGGAACTGACAATGGCTATGGTTCATTCCGGTGATACGATTGATTTAAGCGCCATCAACGGCGTAAAGGTCGACAAACATTCTACTGGAGGAGTAGGCGACACGACAACGCTTGTTCTTGGACCACTTGTAGCAGCAGTGGGTGTACCTGTAGCCAAGATGTCCGGAAGAGGCCTAGGGCATACCGGCGGAACAATCGATAAGCTTGAGGCGGTAGAAGGATTCCATGTTGAAATTGAAAATGAGGAATTCATCCGTTTAGTCAACGAAAACAAGATTGCCGTTATCGGTCAAAGCGGTAATTTGACTCCTGCCGATAAAAAGCTGTATTCATTGAGAGATGTAACTGCCACTGTCAACTCCATTCCATTGATTGCAAGTTCGATCATGAGCAAAAAAATCGCTGCAGGTGCTGACGCGATTGTACTGGATGTAAAGACTGGTGCAGGTGCATTCATGAAGACGCTGGATGATTCCCGCGATCTTGCCCAAGCAATGGTTAATATCGGCAATAATGTCGGCCGTAAAACAATGGCGATCATTTCTGATATGAGCCAGCCTTTAGGTTTTGCTATTGGAAATGCATTGGAAGTAAAAGAAGCCATCGATACATTAAAAGGTGAAGGCCCTGAAGATCTTACCGAATTATGCTTGGCACTCGGAAGCAATATGGTTCTTTTAGCCGGCAAAGCTTCTTCAGCTGAGGAAGCAAGGAAGATGCTGATTGAAGTAATGGAAAACGGCAAAGCACTCGAATCATTCAAAACATTCCTTTCAGCTCAAGGTGGAGATGCTTCAGTCATCGATCAGCCTGAAAAGCTCCCTCAAGCAAAATATACCTTTGAATTGGAAGCGAAGGAAGATGGGTATGTTTCTGAAATTGTTGCAGATGAGATTGGCACAGCAGCTATGCTCCTTGGGGCAGGAAGAGCGACGAAGGAATCAGAAATCGATTTGGCCGTTGGTTTGATGCTGCGCAAAAAGATTGGCGATGAAGTGAAAAAAGGAGAATCCCTTGTCACTATTTATGCCAATTCCAATGATGTGGAAGATGTGAAAGACAAGCTTTATTCCAATATCAAGGTTTCTAAAGAAAAAGTCGATGCACCAAAGCTTGTGCATGAAGAAGTCCATTTTCAAAAGTAA
- a CDS encoding D-alanyl-D-alanine carboxypeptidase family protein translates to MKRLALAVTAAIMMYSMSFTPLFAKEEGPALADDARSAVLIERDTGSILYDKNSHEKLPPASMTKIMTMILIMQALEQGQLKWDDKVRTSEYAASMGGSQIFLEPGEEMTVKQMLMGISIGSANDASVAMAEKIAGSEDAFVAMMNKKVKELGLKDTKFQNATGLPAKDHYSSAYDMAMMAKELLKYEDITKFTGTYESYLRENTDNKFWLVNTNKLVRFYPGVDGLKTGFTNEAKYCLTATAKKDNMRVVAVVFGAPTTKSRNAQVSQMLDYAFAQYTTKPLYEKWQAMGKTSVSKGSENKVEAYTDEPISILLKKGEKTDKVEKIVKLDQNIKAPVSKGDAIGTLTIKKDGKVVVQSTLVAKKNVAKASWWKLYKRSFGIFAKYGN, encoded by the coding sequence ATGAAACGTTTAGCATTAGCAGTAACAGCGGCAATAATGATGTATTCCATGAGTTTCACACCACTCTTTGCAAAAGAAGAAGGCCCTGCTTTGGCAGATGATGCAAGATCAGCGGTTTTAATTGAAAGAGATACCGGAAGCATTTTATATGATAAAAACAGTCATGAAAAACTTCCGCCTGCATCGATGACGAAGATCATGACGATGATTTTAATTATGCAGGCATTAGAACAGGGACAGCTGAAATGGGATGATAAAGTCCGGACTAGTGAGTATGCAGCTTCAATGGGCGGTTCCCAGATATTCCTGGAGCCGGGTGAAGAAATGACCGTGAAGCAGATGCTCATGGGGATTTCAATTGGATCTGCAAATGATGCCTCAGTTGCAATGGCAGAAAAAATTGCCGGAAGTGAAGATGCTTTCGTAGCAATGATGAATAAAAAAGTAAAAGAATTGGGATTGAAGGATACTAAGTTCCAGAATGCTACAGGGCTGCCTGCAAAAGATCATTACAGCTCTGCATATGATATGGCAATGATGGCGAAAGAACTCCTTAAATACGAAGATATCACGAAATTTACAGGAACATATGAGTCCTATTTAAGAGAGAATACAGATAATAAATTCTGGCTCGTCAATACAAATAAATTAGTCCGCTTCTATCCAGGAGTTGATGGATTGAAGACAGGATTTACAAACGAAGCAAAATATTGTCTGACAGCGACAGCCAAAAAAGACAATATGCGTGTAGTGGCTGTAGTATTCGGGGCGCCTACTACTAAATCCAGAAACGCTCAGGTAAGCCAGATGCTTGATTATGCGTTTGCGCAATATACAACAAAACCGTTATATGAAAAATGGCAGGCAATGGGCAAAACTTCCGTCAGTAAAGGCAGCGAGAATAAAGTAGAAGCGTATACAGATGAACCGATTTCCATCCTCCTTAAAAAAGGAGAGAAAACGGATAAGGTCGAGAAAATCGTCAAACTCGATCAAAATATTAAGGCACCTGTTTCCAAAGGGGATGCAATTGGCACCCTGACCATAAAAAAGGATGGAAAAGTAGTGGTCCAATCCACACTCGTGGCGAAGAAAAATGTCGCAAAGGCCAGCTGGTGGAAGCTTTATAAACGATCATTCGGGATTTTTGCAAAATACGGCAATTAA
- the spoIIAA gene encoding anti-sigma F factor antagonist — MSLAIDLEVKHEVLCIRLQGELDHHTAESLRESASDAIEKYEIRHIILNLEHLSFMDSSGLGVILGRYKQIKQKHGEMVVCAISPSVKRLFEMSGLFKIIRLEPSEEFALQRLGVA; from the coding sequence GTGAGTCTTGCTATTGATTTAGAAGTAAAGCATGAAGTGTTGTGTATCCGTCTTCAAGGTGAACTGGATCATCATACCGCCGAATCACTGCGTGAAAGTGCCTCTGATGCAATTGAGAAATATGAAATCCGCCACATTATCTTGAATTTAGAGCATCTGTCTTTCATGGACAGCTCAGGTCTTGGGGTCATATTGGGAAGGTATAAACAAATTAAACAAAAGCATGGAGAAATGGTCGTCTGCGCAATCTCTCCTTCTGTAAAAAGACTATTTGAAATGTCGGGCCTATTCAAAATCATTCGATTAGAACCGTCAGAAGAGTTTGCTTTACAAAGATTGGGGGTTGCGTAA
- the spoIIAB gene encoding anti-sigma F factor, translated as MRNEMNLEFSALSQNESFARVTVAAFVAQLDPTMDELTELKTVVSEAVTNAIIHGYDNNPAGMVYISAAIEDGVVELTIRDDGMGINDIEEARQPLYTTKPELERSGMGFTIMENFMDEVEVDSHPGTGTTIRMKKHLTKSKALCN; from the coding sequence ATGAGAAACGAAATGAACCTTGAATTCAGCGCTCTAAGCCAGAATGAATCTTTTGCCAGGGTGACGGTAGCGGCTTTTGTCGCACAGCTTGACCCCACAATGGATGAATTGACAGAACTGAAGACGGTTGTCTCTGAAGCTGTAACCAATGCGATCATCCATGGCTACGACAACAACCCGGCCGGAATGGTCTATATTTCAGCAGCCATTGAAGACGGTGTGGTTGAACTGACGATACGGGATGACGGCATGGGAATCAATGATATTGAAGAAGCACGCCAGCCATTATATACAACAAAGCCGGAACTTGAAAGATCAGGTATGGGCTTTACCATCATGGAAAATTTCATGGACGAAGTAGAGGTAGATTCACATCCGGGTACAGGCACCACCATTCGCATGAAAAAGCACCTCACTAAAAGTAAAGCGCTTTGCAATTAA
- the sigF gene encoding RNA polymerase sporulation sigma factor SigF: protein MDVELKKENEKGYLKDQEVKELIKLSQDGSQEARDIIIQKNMRLVWSVVQRFLNRGYEPDDLFQIGSIGLLKSVDKFDLSYDVKFSTYAVPMIIGEIQRFIRDDGTVKVSRSLKEMGNRIRKAKDELSKKFGRVPSVNEIAEYLELSPEEVVMAQEASRSPSSIHETVYENDGDPITLLDQIADQNEHKWFDKIALKEAILELDERERLIVYLRYYKDQTQSEVAERLGISQVQVSRLEKKILQQMKDRMDV from the coding sequence ATGGATGTGGAATTGAAAAAAGAAAATGAAAAGGGATATCTGAAGGATCAAGAAGTGAAAGAGCTGATCAAGCTCAGCCAGGATGGAAGCCAGGAAGCACGGGACATCATTATTCAAAAAAATATGAGGCTTGTATGGTCTGTCGTACAGCGGTTCTTAAATAGGGGCTATGAACCGGATGACCTCTTTCAGATCGGAAGCATCGGATTGCTGAAATCTGTTGATAAATTCGATCTTTCCTATGATGTGAAATTTTCAACATATGCTGTACCGATGATTATTGGAGAAATTCAACGATTTATCCGTGATGACGGTACTGTGAAAGTAAGCAGATCCTTGAAGGAAATGGGGAACCGAATCCGAAAGGCGAAGGATGAGCTATCGAAAAAGTTCGGAAGAGTGCCTTCGGTTAATGAAATCGCTGAGTACCTGGAGCTTTCACCTGAAGAAGTGGTGATGGCCCAAGAAGCCAGCCGATCTCCATCTTCCATCCATGAGACGGTTTATGAAAATGATGGTGACCCAATCACGCTCCTTGATCAAATCGCTGATCAAAATGAACATAAATGGTTTGATAAAATTGCCCTCAAGGAGGCAATCCTCGAGCTTGATGAACGGGAGCGCCTTATCGTGTATCTAAGGTATTATAAAGATCAAACCCAATCTGAAGTCGCGGAAAGACTTGGCATCTCGCAAGTCCAAGTTTCCAGGCTGGAGAAAAAAATACTCCAGCAAATGAAAGACCGGATGGATGTATAA